One window of the Osmerus mordax isolate fOsmMor3 chromosome 2, fOsmMor3.pri, whole genome shotgun sequence genome contains the following:
- the cxcr4b gene encoding C-X-C chemokine receptor type 4b, translated as MAYYEGSIIFDSDNSSEESGDFDVDFQGPCERAPNHDFHKIFLPTVYGIIFILGIFGNGLVVIVMGFQKKCKTSMTDKYRLHLSVADLMFVLTLPFWAVDAASSWYFGGFLCKAVHMIYTVNLYSSVLILAFISLDRYLAVVRATATNSQATRKLLAGKVIYVCVWLPAAILTVPDLVFASSFQVELDMGGSRLICQRIYPLENNHIWVAAFRFQHILVGFVLPGLVILTCYCIIISKLSQGSKGQALKRKALKTTVILILCFFCCWLPYCAGIFVDTLMNLEEIPHSCALEQGVMKWISITEVLAYFHCCLNPILYAFLGVKFKKSARNALSISSRSSHKMLTKKRGPISSVSTESESSSVHYS; from the exons ATGGCATACTACGAAGGG AGCATTATTTTCGATTCAGACAACAGCTCTGAGGAGTCCGGGGATTTTGATGTTGACTTTCAGGGGCCGTGTGAAAGAGCGCCTAACCACGATTTTCACAAGATCTTCCTACCAACAGTTTATGGAATTATCTTCATTTTGGGAATTTTCGGCAATGGACTAGTTGTCATCGTAATGGGCTTCCAGAAAAAATGCAAAACTTCGATGACGGACAAGTACAGGCTTCATCTTTCCGTAGCCGACCTCATGTTCGTCCTCACGCTACCCTTTTGGGCGGTGGATGCGGCCAGCAGTTGGTACTTCGGCGGTTTTCTCTGCAAAGCCGTGCACATGATCTACACTGTCAACCTGTACAGTAGCGTGCTGATACTGGCCTTCATCAGTCTGGATCGATACCTGGCAGTAGTGCGCGCCACGGCCACCAACAGCCAGGCAACGAGAAAGCTCCTGGCAGGCAAGGTGATATATGTCTGTGTTTGGCTCCCTGCTGCTATACTCACAGTGCCAGATCTGGTGTTTGCAAGTAGCTTCCAAGTTGAGCTGGACATGGGAGGCTCCAGACTGATCTGCCAGCGCATTTACCCACTGGAGAATAATCACATCTGGGTGGCCGCGTTCCGCTTTCAGCACATTCTGGTGGGCTTCGTCCTGCCTGGCCTAGTTATTCTCACCTGCTACTGCATCATCATTTCCAAGCTGTCCCAGGGCTCCAAGGGCCAGGCGTTGAAGAGGAAGGCCCTGAAGACCACCGTAATCCTGATCCTATGCTTCTTCTGCTGCTGGCTGCCGTACTGTGCTGGCATCTTCGTGGACACCCTCATGAACCTGGAGGAGATCCCCCACAGCTGTGCCCTGGAGCAGGGGGTCATGAAGTGGATTTCCATCACAGAGGTTCTGGCTTACTTTCACTGCTGTCTCAACCCCATTCTCTACGCTTTCCTCGGTGTCAAATTCAAGAAATCTGCGAGGAACGCACTGAGTATTAGCAGCAGATCCAGCCATAAGATGCTGACTAAAAAACGTGGACCGATCTCTTCTGTATCTACTGAGTCAGAGTCCTCCAGTGTCCACTACAGTTAA